Proteins from a single region of Fundidesulfovibrio magnetotacticus:
- a CDS encoding hybrid sensor histidine kinase/response regulator → MTPDLADLSLLDLFAMELATHRQAIEDGLVGIESGASPERLEGLMRAAHSIKGAARIVELTQAVGLAHAMEDLFQAAQQGRLDLTSARVDALLAANDFFGELSRAAPADLPDLLSRGGERAAAIEHALRQLLSEDSAPRASEAAPKLQAPAAPSPPQASVSSAAAPPREDGVLRLSSELVGRLMGLAGQCVVESGALARVFAQVRDARRAHFDLEDLLAALAAQLGQSEAGDTARRARELFQGIMAARAQADKALDDLSRRLENLSGRLYDQVLGSRMRPFAEGVRGLPRMVRDVCRELGREARFTVEGGKTPVDRDILERLDAPLGHLLRNALDHGLEPPEERVASGKPAQGHVVLSARHAAGNLEVRLCDDGRGMDPEALRARVTALGLAAPDMAERLTREELFEFLFLPGFTTSSAVTSVSGRGVGLDAVRVMLQECGGRARVESEPGNGATFTLTLPVSRSVVRALVFTAGGEPYALALSRIARVLLAEPGDIQSAEGRQFVTVDGRHVGLVPAARLLRLAPGAVESEATPVVVLQAGNALFGLAAEALLGERDLVVHPLDPRLGRVPNVAAASLLDDGRPVLILDDAGLARSLEILLAEGRLPRLGRPDRSVQRRGPKRVLVVDDSLTVREVERQILAGRGYRAVTAVDGMEGLALARSGEFDLVVTDVDMPRMTGIELTRALKADPLLARTPVMIVSYKDRPEDRLAGLEAGADHYLPKSGFQGDALLDAVLALIGEPE, encoded by the coding sequence ATGACCCCCGATCTGGCCGACCTTTCCCTGCTGGACCTCTTCGCCATGGAGCTGGCCACGCACCGCCAGGCCATTGAGGACGGGCTGGTGGGCATCGAGTCCGGCGCGTCTCCCGAGCGGCTGGAGGGCCTCATGCGCGCGGCCCATTCCATCAAGGGCGCGGCGCGCATCGTGGAGCTGACCCAGGCCGTGGGTCTGGCCCACGCCATGGAAGACCTTTTCCAGGCAGCCCAGCAGGGACGCCTGGATCTCACGTCCGCCCGCGTGGACGCCCTGCTGGCCGCCAACGACTTCTTCGGGGAGCTCTCCCGCGCCGCCCCGGCCGACCTTCCGGACCTGCTCAGCCGGGGAGGGGAGCGCGCGGCGGCCATCGAACACGCCTTGCGCCAGCTCCTGTCCGAGGACTCAGCGCCCCGGGCCTCCGAAGCGGCTCCAAAGCTCCAGGCCCCGGCCGCCCCGTCGCCGCCGCAGGCCTCCGTTTCTTCCGCCGCCGCGCCCCCCCGCGAGGACGGCGTGCTGCGCCTCTCCTCCGAGTTGGTGGGCCGCCTCATGGGCCTGGCCGGGCAGTGCGTGGTGGAATCGGGCGCGCTGGCCCGGGTGTTCGCCCAGGTGCGCGACGCGCGCCGCGCCCACTTCGACCTGGAGGACCTCCTGGCCGCCCTGGCCGCGCAGCTTGGCCAAAGCGAGGCCGGGGACACCGCCCGGCGCGCCCGCGAGCTGTTCCAGGGGATCATGGCCGCGCGCGCCCAGGCCGACAAGGCCCTGGACGACCTCTCGCGCCGCCTGGAGAACCTTTCGGGCCGCCTCTACGACCAGGTGCTGGGCAGCCGCATGCGCCCCTTCGCCGAAGGGGTGCGGGGCCTGCCGCGCATGGTCCGCGATGTGTGCCGCGAGCTGGGGCGCGAAGCCCGCTTCACGGTGGAGGGCGGCAAAACCCCCGTGGACCGCGACATCCTGGAGCGCCTGGACGCCCCCCTGGGGCACCTGCTGCGCAACGCCCTGGACCACGGCCTGGAGCCCCCCGAAGAGCGCGTGGCCTCGGGCAAGCCCGCCCAGGGCCATGTGGTCCTCTCGGCCCGGCACGCGGCGGGCAACCTCGAAGTGCGCCTGTGCGACGACGGACGCGGCATGGACCCCGAGGCCCTGCGCGCCCGCGTGACGGCCCTCGGCCTGGCCGCCCCGGACATGGCGGAAAGGCTCACCCGGGAAGAGTTGTTCGAGTTCCTTTTCCTGCCGGGCTTCACCACGTCCAGCGCGGTCACCAGCGTCTCGGGGCGCGGGGTGGGCCTGGACGCCGTGCGCGTGATGCTCCAGGAGTGCGGCGGCCGGGCGCGCGTGGAGTCCGAGCCCGGAAACGGGGCCACGTTCACCCTCACCCTGCCCGTGAGCCGCTCCGTGGTGCGCGCCCTGGTGTTCACGGCCGGGGGCGAGCCCTACGCCCTGGCGCTCTCGCGCATCGCGCGGGTTCTCCTGGCCGAGCCCGGGGATATCCAAAGCGCCGAGGGACGCCAATTCGTCACCGTGGACGGCCGCCACGTGGGGCTGGTCCCGGCGGCGCGGCTTCTGCGGCTCGCGCCCGGCGCGGTGGAGAGCGAGGCCACCCCCGTGGTGGTGCTCCAAGCGGGCAACGCGCTTTTCGGACTGGCCGCCGAGGCCCTGCTGGGCGAGCGAGATCTGGTGGTGCACCCCCTGGACCCGCGCCTGGGACGCGTTCCCAACGTGGCGGCGGCCTCCCTCCTGGACGACGGCCGTCCCGTGCTCATCCTGGACGACGCGGGCCTGGCCCGGTCCCTGGAGATCCTTCTGGCCGAAGGCCGCCTGCCCCGCCTGGGCCGTCCGGACCGCTCGGTCCAGCGGCGCGGCCCCAAGCGCGTGCTTGTGGTGGACGATTCGCTCACCGTGCGCGAGGTGGAACGCCAGATCCTCGCCGGGCGCGGCTACCGGGCCGTCACGGCCGTGGACGGCATGGAGGGCTTGGCCCTGGCCCGCTCCGGCGAGTTCGACCTGGTGGTCACCGACGTGGACATGCCCCGCATGACCGGCATCGAGCTGACCCGCGCCCTCAAGGCGGACCCGCTCCTGGCGCGCACGCCCGTGATGATCGTCTCCTACAAGGACCGCCCCGAAGACCGCCTCGCCGGACTGGAGGCCGGAGCCGACCACTACCTGCCCAAGTCCGGCTTCCAGGGCGACGCCCTGCTCGACGCCGTGCTGGCCCTCATCGGGGAGCCGGAATGA
- a CDS encoding chemotaxis protein CheW — MTDDTSREAKLLFDREPSAEVLAEWTAQTAQPKDDAGAKRGAALLVRAGEEWTALPASMVDQALPLGPVHAVPYLSGPVFLGLANVDGELLPCVRLAALLGAEPSQAPGRPRLVAVRTREGRFALLVDEAPGMSHYDPDALDPAPDTLARGPRPLVAGMARVGGRLAAVADPERLGRALLGSLSP; from the coding sequence GTGACCGACGACACCTCCCGCGAGGCCAAGCTCCTCTTCGACCGCGAGCCCTCCGCCGAGGTGCTGGCCGAGTGGACCGCCCAGACCGCCCAGCCCAAGGACGACGCGGGCGCGAAGCGCGGCGCGGCGCTTCTGGTGCGCGCGGGCGAGGAGTGGACCGCCCTGCCCGCATCCATGGTGGACCAGGCCCTGCCCCTCGGGCCGGTCCACGCCGTTCCCTATCTTTCGGGCCCGGTGTTCCTGGGGCTGGCCAACGTGGACGGCGAGCTGCTGCCCTGCGTGCGCCTGGCCGCGCTCCTTGGCGCGGAGCCCTCCCAGGCCCCGGGCAGGCCCCGCCTCGTGGCCGTGCGCACCCGTGAAGGCCGCTTCGCCCTGCTGGTGGACGAGGCCCCGGGCATGAGCCACTACGACCCCGACGCCCTGGACCCCGCCCCCGACACCCTGGCGCGCGGGCCGCGACCCCTGGTGGCCGGCATGGCCCGGGTGGGAGGACGCCTGGCCGCCGTGGCCGACCCGGAACGCCTGGGACGCGCCCTGCTGGGGAGCCTTTCCCCATGA
- a CDS encoding CheR family methyltransferase, with the protein MTLFNRAAEAAGLDPRAVGEDGLRRAARIASGRLGLAHERELPARLAADPGARRLFCGQAVVQETWLFRDPEAFRALARLAPALPRPVRVLCVPCSTGEEPAGAAMALLDAGLAPGDFRVDAVDACPEALAQARTGRFGPHSLRAPLPDPCPWLRREDDLLVLVPAALESIRFLEGDVLAADFLAHEPPYHAVFCRHMLIYTAQEARARLAANLRRLLGPGGALFTAPAEGAAFLGLGLVPHGLRAPTPPTRNAAGARPDGLTDRPASRLPEASRAGGAPGGSGVSRGPGAKSAQPAPEASGPDLLESASVQADAGRLDEALATLDQALSALGPSARLYHLRAAALLALGREAEAELALRSALYLDPGHLESLTHLELLERAHGRLQEAELLQGRLRRILAEARP; encoded by the coding sequence GTGACCCTCTTCAACCGCGCCGCCGAGGCGGCCGGACTGGACCCCCGCGCCGTGGGCGAGGACGGCCTGCGCCGCGCCGCGCGCATCGCCTCCGGGCGGCTGGGCCTGGCGCACGAGCGGGAGCTGCCCGCGCGCCTGGCCGCCGACCCCGGGGCGCGCCGCCTCTTCTGCGGCCAGGCCGTGGTTCAGGAGACCTGGCTCTTCCGCGACCCGGAGGCCTTCCGCGCCCTGGCCCGCCTGGCCCCGGCGCTGCCCAGGCCCGTGCGCGTGCTCTGCGTCCCCTGCTCCACCGGCGAGGAGCCCGCCGGGGCGGCCATGGCCCTGCTGGACGCGGGCCTCGCCCCGGGCGACTTCCGCGTGGACGCCGTGGACGCCTGCCCCGAGGCCCTGGCCCAGGCCCGCACGGGCCGCTTCGGCCCGCACAGCCTGCGCGCCCCCCTGCCCGATCCCTGCCCCTGGCTGCGCAGGGAAGACGACCTGCTCGTCCTGGTCCCGGCGGCCCTGGAGTCCATCCGCTTCCTCGAGGGCGACGTGCTCGCCGCGGATTTCCTGGCCCACGAGCCGCCCTACCACGCCGTGTTCTGCCGACACATGCTCATCTACACGGCCCAGGAGGCCAGGGCGCGGCTCGCGGCCAACCTGCGCCGCCTGCTCGGCCCGGGCGGCGCGCTCTTCACCGCACCGGCCGAAGGCGCGGCCTTCCTGGGCCTGGGGCTCGTCCCCCACGGCCTGCGCGCCCCGACGCCCCCAACGCGGAATGCAGCCGGGGCGCGCCCCGACGGCCTGACGGACCGCCCCGCGTCCCGCCTTCCCGAAGCGTCCCGCGCGGGCGGCGCGCCCGGAGGATCGGGCGTCTCCCGGGGCCCGGGCGCGAAGAGCGCCCAACCCGCCCCCGAAGCATCCGGCCCGGACCTGCTGGAGAGCGCCTCGGTCCAGGCCGACGCGGGCCGCCTGGACGAGGCCCTGGCGACATTGGACCAGGCCCTGTCCGCCCTGGGGCCGTCCGCCCGACTCTATCACCTGCGCGCCGCCGCCCTGCTGGCCCTGGGCCGCGAGGCCGAGGCCGAGCTGGCCCTGCGCTCCGCCCTCTACCTGGACCCCGGGCATCTGGAGAGCCTCACCCATCTCGAACTGCTCGAACGCGCCCACGGCCGCCTCCAGGAGGCCGAGCTGCTCCAGGGACGCCTGCGGCGCATCCTCGCGGAGGCCCGGCCGTGA
- a CDS encoding chemotaxis protein CheW: protein MLCVTLRAAGARFAIPARDILEVAPLVELAPLPGAPPYVAGLMNLRGRSIPVADLTVLLAGRPSRRFASTRILCAATPEGLAVGLMAERVLKTLAIDPDAVAPPGAPAAPWVTGVAGGEELVQILDVARVLPPELLRALSRTADAPDNRVPAEAVP, encoded by the coding sequence GTGCTCTGCGTCACCCTTCGCGCCGCCGGGGCGCGCTTCGCCATACCCGCCCGGGACATCCTCGAGGTGGCCCCCCTGGTGGAGTTGGCCCCACTGCCCGGCGCGCCGCCCTACGTGGCCGGGCTCATGAACCTCCGGGGCCGGAGCATCCCCGTGGCCGACCTCACCGTGCTCCTGGCCGGGCGGCCCTCGCGCCGCTTCGCCTCCACGCGCATCCTCTGCGCCGCCACGCCCGAGGGGCTGGCCGTGGGCCTCATGGCCGAACGCGTGCTCAAGACCCTGGCCATCGACCCCGACGCCGTCGCCCCGCCGGGCGCGCCCGCCGCGCCATGGGTCACGGGGGTCGCCGGCGGCGAGGAGCTGGTGCAGATCCTCGACGTGGCCCGCGTGCTGCCCCCGGAACTGCTGCGCGCCCTGAGCCGGACGGCCGACGCCCCGGACAACCGGGTCCCTGCGGAGGCCGTCCCGTGA
- a CDS encoding methyl-accepting chemotaxis protein: MIAWWRELKLSGKLTLCCSSFLVPIALLLFLLLGQMARDLRLARVELAGVAALDPLEDIAEAVPNYVKLVIDRMGGADVSASLAQLDIVLADRWAELSKRLNRDADCLGLTPDKLAPLGLSHLEPAAFVKAAADIARAPASSPEQAVAAQVQFMAMLTELREYIADSAQLVLDPELATYYLMYLLVFDIPRAQERLGLLLNSGQIALSKLPGAEGERAKMATVSAAWEQSVVERILDKLGKAQRAMGGDRLAGLPKAVNAYAEASRAFLRVSKSVTAREASMNLETYSRAGEAALKAGAELWDQCYAQFRGLLEERLRHLRLHFGVALGVSLASILGAGLLAWGIATSIARPIARVARIATTIADGKVAQASALLEASCPSGSCSAERLRASRASNSETSQLFAAVAVMIHSLENLLAAVNATGEQLQASAGRIAATARQIEASATQQAASTVEVGATSKEISATAANLADTMGEVLGLANRSSSLAVEGRESLTLMDDAMLGLSQASRDMSSKLSLIREKASGIGQLLSTIAKVATQTNLLSLNAAIEAEKAGEFGRGFAVVAREIRRLADQTASAALDIERTVRDMQASVQAGAGAMDGFRGLADQTAETSQGVNTRLGRIIESGEALTPRFSTVTEGMRAQAEGADQISVVIAQLADAAGETRDSLAEFRQAAEDLTATAAGLKDILARFELER, translated from the coding sequence ATGATCGCCTGGTGGCGCGAACTCAAGCTTTCCGGGAAACTGACCCTTTGCTGCTCGAGCTTCCTCGTGCCCATCGCCCTGCTGCTCTTCCTGCTGCTGGGGCAGATGGCGCGCGACCTGCGCCTGGCCCGGGTGGAGCTGGCGGGCGTGGCCGCCCTGGACCCCCTGGAGGACATCGCCGAGGCCGTGCCCAACTACGTGAAGCTGGTCATCGACCGCATGGGCGGGGCCGACGTGAGCGCCTCCCTGGCCCAGCTGGACATCGTCCTGGCCGACCGCTGGGCCGAGCTCTCCAAGCGCCTCAACCGCGACGCCGACTGCCTGGGGCTCACCCCCGACAAACTGGCTCCCCTGGGCCTTTCGCATCTGGAGCCTGCCGCCTTCGTCAAGGCCGCGGCGGACATCGCCCGCGCCCCGGCCTCCAGCCCCGAGCAGGCCGTCGCCGCCCAGGTCCAGTTCATGGCCATGCTCACCGAGCTGCGCGAGTACATCGCCGACTCGGCCCAGCTGGTGCTGGACCCCGAGCTGGCCACCTACTACCTGATGTACCTGCTGGTCTTCGACATTCCCCGCGCCCAGGAGCGTCTGGGGCTTCTGCTCAACTCCGGCCAGATCGCCCTCTCGAAGCTGCCCGGGGCCGAAGGCGAGCGCGCCAAGATGGCCACCGTGAGCGCAGCCTGGGAGCAGTCCGTGGTGGAGCGCATCCTGGACAAGCTGGGCAAGGCCCAGCGGGCCATGGGAGGCGACCGCCTCGCCGGGCTTCCCAAGGCCGTCAACGCCTACGCCGAGGCCTCGCGGGCCTTCCTGCGCGTCTCCAAGTCCGTGACCGCCCGGGAAGCCTCCATGAACCTGGAGACGTATTCCCGCGCGGGCGAGGCCGCCCTCAAGGCCGGGGCCGAGCTGTGGGACCAGTGCTACGCCCAGTTCCGGGGACTCCTGGAGGAGCGCCTGCGCCATCTGCGTCTGCACTTCGGGGTGGCCCTGGGCGTGAGCCTGGCCTCCATCCTGGGGGCGGGCCTGCTGGCCTGGGGCATCGCCACGTCCATCGCCCGGCCCATCGCCCGGGTGGCCCGCATCGCCACCACCATCGCCGACGGCAAGGTGGCCCAGGCTTCGGCCCTGCTGGAGGCCTCCTGCCCCTCGGGCAGCTGCAGCGCGGAACGCCTGCGCGCCAGCCGCGCCTCCAACTCCGAGACCAGCCAGCTCTTCGCCGCCGTGGCCGTGATGATCCACAGCCTGGAGAACCTGCTGGCCGCCGTCAACGCCACGGGCGAACAGCTCCAGGCCTCGGCCGGGCGCATCGCGGCCACGGCCCGCCAGATCGAGGCCTCGGCCACCCAGCAGGCCGCCTCCACCGTGGAGGTGGGGGCCACCAGCAAGGAGATCTCCGCCACGGCCGCCAACCTGGCCGACACCATGGGCGAAGTGCTGGGTCTGGCCAACCGCTCCTCCTCCCTGGCCGTGGAGGGCCGCGAAAGCCTCACGCTCATGGACGACGCCATGCTGGGCCTCTCCCAGGCCAGCCGCGACATGTCCTCCAAACTTTCGCTCATCCGGGAGAAGGCCTCGGGCATCGGGCAGCTGCTCTCCACCATCGCCAAGGTGGCCACCCAGACCAACCTGCTCTCGCTCAACGCCGCCATCGAGGCCGAAAAGGCCGGGGAATTCGGCCGGGGCTTCGCGGTGGTCGCCCGCGAGATCCGCCGCCTGGCCGACCAGACCGCCTCCGCCGCCCTGGACATCGAGCGCACCGTGCGCGACATGCAGGCCTCGGTCCAGGCCGGGGCCGGGGCCATGGACGGCTTCCGGGGCCTGGCCGATCAGACCGCCGAGACCTCCCAGGGCGTCAACACCCGCCTGGGGCGCATCATCGAGTCCGGCGAGGCCCTCACCCCGCGCTTCTCCACCGTCACCGAGGGCATGCGCGCCCAGGCCGAGGGCGCGGACCAGATCAGCGTGGTCATCGCCCAGCTGGCCGACGCGGCGGGCGAGACCCGCGACTCCCTGGCCGAGTTCCGCCAGGCCGCCGAAGACCTCACCGCCACGGCGGCGGGCCTCAAGGACATCCTGGCCCGCTTCGAACTGGAGCGCTAG